From Echinicola soli, a single genomic window includes:
- a CDS encoding SusC/RagA family TonB-linked outer membrane protein, whose translation MKIKITKGNLWGYWLRRMFLFAMAILLGAEANSAEDQEISLPQSNVTVKQFIFSVEEQTDYKFLYDEEIATALDKEVMLSRNAQLNELLSMLNAKSKLEFRKAGQTILIRHKTVKAERVQIDGVVFDEEGNPLAGATVKIKGATSGTITDLDGKFSLEVPDDQSILVISYVGFHSKEIQVGNQTNLRITLQGAYQNLEGAVVTALGIRREERSLGYAVSEVSGKEFERGGQDNMLKSLAGRVPGVSINSTGGTGSSVSMIIRGITSLSGDNQPLFVVDGVPVINSLNNVSQIGNDNKVDYGNAMSDINPEDIESVSVLKGPSAAALYGSRAGNGVVLITTKSGKNVDKVTVSVSSNTLVEVPFKYLPMHSRFATGVRPYTPDNNPYPGGVLTIEEGSSAGAGPELDRGYEAIQWNSPRDENGNLVPLPLVSNPDNVANFVRNGVTTTNGVSVSNNTEKMNYRIGYTNLNNWGIIPNSDFNRNNLSLNSDLAINDKLRLSSSINISKTGSDNRPAGNRGTNPLEWAYKLSPHIDINELKDYWMPGQEGIQQRSQALGEYNNPYFLAYEVNNSFDRNRVFGNIGLNYQITDEFSLQGKYMLDMYSERRESKIPMSYTEDPNGGYGIVNLDRYERNIEVLATYQKDLTDFSMTYSAGGNLRYNRGNTAQNATKAEGSGLIVPGVYTLSNTLSDNLVYSSSISEKAVYSVYGLANLGYKDLLYLDLTARNDWSSTLPAANRSYFYPSASLSAIISDMLPMGDQVDMIKLRAGWAQVGNDTGPYNLLPTLSNTEEWDGQTRLSVPDGLKTPDLKPEIATSYEFGLEAAAFRNRLRFDVTYFNTDNKNQILPVTLPPSSGFTSKFVNAGLVNSKGWEVVLGLTPIDNDFVLDLNFNVSKYRSTIEELTDEVEVFYLWNDSRGGAWSYVGDEIGSIYDRKLVTVEDPESPYYGYPILDEDGSWQAINQANAKNKIGNFNPDFIAGMQASLSYKNWSLNLTFDWRKGGDFVSQTFRYSESDLKTQRFLDEIISPNGMSGKELRDWLVANQGTYITDGINIVGGPTAESGGFPFEYAVTLNDGVFNPGVIPVYNDAGEITGYQENLGEEGTKIIPYADNYPWDFFKPAMFDASYIKLRDATLNYSVPAETAKKLNMQSINIGLYTSNLILWTKAKIGIDPENAFQPESDGTFKQGIERYNVNPWVIPIGFRLNAKF comes from the coding sequence ATGAAAATTAAAATTACAAAAGGAAATCTATGGGGGTATTGGCTCCGACGGATGTTTCTCTTTGCCATGGCAATTTTGCTAGGCGCAGAGGCTAATTCCGCAGAAGACCAAGAAATCAGTCTTCCCCAATCTAACGTCACGGTGAAGCAATTTATTTTTAGTGTAGAAGAACAAACAGATTATAAGTTTTTATATGACGAAGAAATTGCCACCGCGCTGGACAAGGAAGTGATGCTCAGCCGAAATGCCCAACTGAATGAGCTGCTGAGCATGCTCAATGCAAAGAGTAAACTGGAATTCCGTAAAGCTGGCCAAACGATTCTAATTCGTCATAAAACAGTGAAAGCGGAGCGGGTACAGATAGATGGGGTGGTCTTCGATGAAGAAGGCAATCCATTGGCTGGTGCTACGGTAAAAATAAAGGGAGCCACCAGTGGTACCATTACCGATCTGGACGGTAAATTTAGTTTAGAGGTACCTGATGACCAATCCATACTAGTGATCAGTTACGTGGGCTTTCACTCCAAGGAAATTCAGGTAGGTAACCAAACCAATTTACGGATAACCTTGCAAGGTGCTTATCAAAACCTGGAAGGTGCAGTGGTGACGGCACTGGGCATCCGAAGGGAAGAGCGCTCCCTTGGGTATGCGGTTTCAGAAGTGTCAGGAAAGGAATTTGAGCGAGGAGGACAGGACAATATGTTAAAATCCCTGGCCGGTAGGGTGCCGGGTGTCAGCATCAATTCCACTGGTGGTACTGGCTCATCGGTGAGTATGATCATCCGGGGAATTACTTCACTGAGCGGAGATAATCAGCCCTTGTTTGTGGTAGATGGCGTCCCAGTGATCAATTCCCTCAATAATGTCAGTCAAATTGGAAATGATAATAAGGTGGATTATGGCAATGCCATGTCCGATATCAATCCTGAGGATATTGAAAGTGTGTCTGTGCTGAAAGGACCAAGTGCTGCAGCTCTTTACGGCTCCCGTGCAGGCAATGGTGTCGTCCTGATTACCACCAAATCAGGAAAAAATGTGGATAAAGTAACGGTCAGTGTTTCCTCCAATACCTTGGTGGAGGTACCCTTTAAATACCTGCCAATGCACAGTCGCTTTGCTACCGGTGTACGGCCTTATACGCCTGACAATAATCCTTATCCGGGAGGTGTCTTGACCATTGAGGAAGGCTCCTCGGCTGGAGCTGGCCCGGAACTTGACAGAGGATACGAAGCCATTCAGTGGAACAGTCCACGGGATGAAAATGGGAATTTGGTTCCCTTGCCCTTGGTGTCAAACCCTGATAATGTGGCCAATTTTGTACGAAACGGCGTGACTACCACCAACGGGGTTTCGGTATCCAATAACACTGAAAAAATGAATTACAGGATTGGCTACACCAATCTCAACAACTGGGGGATCATTCCCAATTCAGATTTTAACAGAAACAACCTGTCTCTTAATTCCGATTTGGCCATAAATGACAAACTTCGGCTGAGCAGCAGCATCAATATCAGCAAAACAGGGTCTGATAACAGGCCAGCTGGAAACAGGGGGACCAACCCACTTGAATGGGCCTATAAGCTTTCCCCGCACATTGATATCAATGAGCTGAAAGATTATTGGATGCCCGGTCAAGAAGGGATTCAGCAGCGCTCCCAGGCTCTAGGAGAGTATAATAACCCCTATTTTTTGGCCTATGAGGTGAACAACAGTTTTGACAGGAATAGGGTCTTTGGCAATATCGGATTGAATTATCAAATCACTGATGAATTTTCATTGCAAGGAAAATACATGCTGGACATGTATTCGGAGAGGCGCGAGTCTAAGATTCCGATGAGCTATACAGAGGATCCCAATGGTGGTTACGGTATCGTGAACTTGGATCGCTATGAACGCAATATCGAGGTGCTGGCGACTTACCAAAAGGACCTTACTGATTTTAGCATGACCTATTCGGCCGGGGGAAACCTTCGCTATAACCGTGGTAATACCGCCCAAAATGCTACAAAAGCCGAGGGCTCTGGATTGATCGTGCCAGGTGTGTACACCTTGAGCAATACCCTTTCAGATAATTTGGTATACAGCAGTAGTATTTCTGAAAAAGCTGTTTACAGTGTATATGGCTTGGCAAACTTAGGTTATAAGGACCTGCTTTACTTGGATCTTACTGCAAGAAATGACTGGTCCAGTACATTGCCTGCGGCCAATCGCTCATATTTTTACCCATCGGCCTCACTGAGTGCGATCATCAGTGATATGCTGCCCATGGGCGATCAGGTAGACATGATCAAGCTACGGGCAGGCTGGGCGCAGGTAGGTAACGATACAGGCCCTTATAATTTGCTCCCTACACTTTCGAACACAGAAGAATGGGACGGCCAGACCCGGCTTTCAGTTCCTGATGGGCTTAAAACACCTGACCTGAAACCAGAAATTGCTACTTCTTACGAATTTGGGCTGGAAGCGGCTGCTTTCAGGAACAGGTTGAGGTTTGACGTTACCTATTTTAATACCGATAACAAAAACCAGATTTTACCAGTAACCCTTCCACCATCCTCTGGCTTTACCAGCAAATTTGTAAACGCCGGTCTGGTCAATAGTAAAGGCTGGGAAGTGGTCTTGGGACTTACGCCTATCGACAATGACTTTGTACTGGACCTAAATTTCAATGTTTCTAAATACAGAAGTACAATAGAGGAGCTGACAGACGAGGTGGAGGTATTTTACCTTTGGAACGATTCTCGGGGAGGTGCTTGGTCTTATGTGGGGGATGAAATAGGTAGTATTTATGACCGGAAACTGGTTACGGTCGAAGATCCCGAATCGCCTTATTATGGCTATCCCATCTTGGATGAGGACGGCAGTTGGCAAGCCATCAACCAAGCCAATGCCAAAAACAAAATCGGCAACTTTAATCCGGATTTTATCGCTGGAATGCAGGCCAGCCTTAGCTACAAAAACTGGAGCCTCAACTTGACGTTTGATTGGCGAAAAGGAGGGGACTTCGTTTCGCAGACGTTCCGCTACTCTGAATCCGACCTGAAAACCCAGCGCTTCTTGGATGAAATCATCAGCCCTAACGGCATGAGCGGCAAGGAGCTCAGGGACTGGCTGGTGGCCAACCAAGGTACCTATATTACCGATGGAATCAATATTGTCGGTGGTCCGACGGCAGAAAGTGGAGGTTTCCCTTTTGAATATGCAGTTACGCTCAATGATGGGGTGTTTAATCCAGGTGTAATCCCTGTTTACAATGATGCAGGAGAGATTACAGGATACCAGGAAAATTTAGGGGAGGAAGGTACCAAAATCATTCCTTACGCGGATAACTACCCCTGGGATTTCTTTAAGCCTGCGATGTTTGATGCTTCTTACATCAAGCTCAGGGATGCCACCCTTAACTACAGTGTGCCTGCCGAAACCGCCAAAAAGCTCAATATGCAATCCATCAATATAGGGCTGTACACCAGCAACCTTATCCTTTGGACCAAAGCCAAAATCGGTATCGATCCGGAAAATGCCTTCCAGCCTGAAAGTGACGGCACCTTCAAACAGGGTATCGAACGGTACAATGTCAACCCTTGGGTGATTCCTATTGGCTTTAGGCTAAATGCTAAATTTTGA
- the thrS gene encoding threonine--tRNA ligase: protein MADNLISITLPDGSVRQYENGTTGLQIALSISEGLARNVLAAKVNGEVWDATRPIFQDAEVQLLTWNDKDGKSTFWHSSAHLLAEALEALYPGVKFGIGPSIETGFYYDVDFGDKQIDGSELEAIEKKMAELAKQKNEYIRKEISKHDAVAYFKEKGDEYKLDLIDGLEDGKITFYEQGNFVDLCRGPHVPNTGFIKAVKLMNIAGAYWRGDENNKMLTRIYGVSFPKAKELKEYLAMVEEAKKRDHRKLGRELELFTFSEKVGMGLPLWLPKGTLLRERLVGFLKKAQDKSGYQQVVTPHIGHKALYETSGHYEKYGKDSFQPITTPHDGEEFLLKPMNCPHHCEIYKHKPRSYKDLPIRYAEFGTVYRYEQSGELHGLTRVRGFTQDDAHIFCRPDQVKEEFIKVIDLVLYVFKALGFDDYTAQISLRDPENKEKYIGGDDAWNKAEAAIVEAAQEKGLQTITELGEAAFYGPKLDFLVKDALGRSWQLGTIQVDYQLPDRFQLEYVGSDNQKHRPVMIHRAPFGSLERFVAVLIEHCAGNFPLWLSPEQINILPISEKFIDYADTVRELLDENDITGSIDNRDEKIGRKIRDSEVKKVPFMLIVGEKEQEEGKVSVRKHGEGDLGSFTPEDFVKYFKNIILESLSK, encoded by the coding sequence ATGGCTGACAATTTAATTAGTATTACACTGCCTGATGGGTCAGTAAGGCAGTACGAAAATGGCACTACCGGCTTACAAATCGCGCTTAGTATCAGTGAGGGATTAGCACGGAATGTCCTGGCCGCCAAAGTAAATGGAGAAGTTTGGGATGCTACGCGCCCTATTTTCCAAGATGCTGAGGTTCAATTATTAACCTGGAACGACAAGGATGGAAAGTCCACTTTTTGGCATTCATCTGCCCACCTATTGGCAGAGGCGCTTGAAGCACTTTATCCAGGGGTCAAATTCGGTATTGGTCCATCTATAGAGACAGGATTCTATTATGATGTGGATTTTGGCGACAAGCAGATCGATGGCAGCGAGCTGGAGGCCATTGAGAAAAAGATGGCTGAACTTGCCAAGCAGAAAAATGAGTACATCAGAAAAGAAATTTCAAAGCATGATGCCGTTGCGTATTTTAAGGAGAAAGGAGATGAGTATAAGCTTGATCTGATCGATGGCCTGGAAGACGGCAAGATCACCTTTTATGAGCAGGGAAATTTTGTGGATCTATGCCGTGGACCGCACGTTCCGAATACAGGATTTATCAAAGCCGTAAAACTGATGAACATTGCTGGTGCTTACTGGCGCGGTGATGAAAACAATAAGATGCTTACCCGTATTTATGGGGTGTCATTTCCTAAGGCCAAGGAGCTGAAGGAATACTTGGCAATGGTAGAGGAAGCCAAAAAGCGCGACCACAGGAAACTGGGTCGTGAGCTGGAACTGTTCACCTTTTCCGAAAAAGTGGGGATGGGATTGCCGCTGTGGTTGCCAAAAGGAACTTTGTTAAGAGAGAGATTGGTAGGCTTTTTGAAGAAAGCACAAGATAAATCAGGTTACCAACAAGTGGTAACTCCACATATTGGCCATAAGGCACTTTACGAGACCTCTGGCCATTATGAGAAATATGGAAAAGATTCGTTTCAGCCGATCACCACTCCGCACGATGGAGAGGAGTTTTTGCTGAAGCCCATGAACTGTCCTCACCACTGTGAGATATATAAGCACAAGCCCAGGTCATACAAGGACCTTCCGATTCGTTATGCTGAATTTGGAACAGTCTACCGCTATGAGCAAAGCGGCGAGCTACATGGGTTGACCAGGGTAAGGGGATTTACGCAGGATGATGCGCATATTTTCTGCCGTCCCGATCAGGTGAAAGAAGAGTTTATCAAGGTAATCGACTTGGTGCTTTATGTGTTCAAGGCATTGGGTTTTGATGATTATACGGCACAGATTTCCCTGAGAGACCCAGAAAATAAGGAAAAATATATCGGAGGTGACGACGCTTGGAACAAAGCCGAGGCAGCGATTGTTGAAGCTGCTCAGGAAAAGGGACTTCAGACAATCACCGAGCTTGGTGAGGCTGCTTTCTACGGGCCGAAGCTTGACTTTCTGGTAAAAGATGCCCTTGGCAGAAGCTGGCAGCTAGGGACTATCCAGGTGGATTATCAACTGCCCGACCGCTTCCAGCTGGAATATGTGGGATCGGACAACCAGAAACACCGTCCAGTGATGATTCACAGGGCGCCGTTTGGTTCACTGGAACGTTTTGTGGCCGTGCTGATCGAGCACTGTGCCGGTAACTTCCCGCTTTGGCTATCACCAGAGCAAATAAATATTTTGCCAATTTCCGAGAAATTTATTGACTATGCCGATACCGTTCGTGAGCTGTTGGATGAGAACGACATAACAGGATCTATAGACAATCGAGACGAAAAAATCGGCAGAAAAATAAGGGACTCAGAGGTGAAAAAAGTGCCTTTCATGCTCATAGTCGGTGAAAAAGAGCAAGAAGAAGGCAAAGTATCCGTACGTAAGCATGGAGAAGGAGATTTGGGAAGTTTTACACCAGAAGATTTCGTGAAGTACTTCAAAAATATTATTTTGGAATCACTGAGTAAATAA
- a CDS encoding FecR family protein, producing the protein MPNSKRNISGLTERYLKGEISREEFELMLEEFTSGSQEVEEVLQRHFEQVMEQHHPEQKPAKRLIPSWAIAASVLLVLGVGTVLLFFTNQNTPQYITYETAYGEQSDFLLEDSSHVYLNAGSTLAFESFGSQNHREVTFSGEAFFDIARDESRPFIIHSGQMDIQVLGTAFNVEAYPEEHIVKVTVTEGKVAVHDNIHPKLEQILTAGQSIVFDKKNGNYQMESAQEILWKERILAFERTPFDQVVRKMERWYGVDLEVVDPSLFQLTLNGRFADKDVHEMIRAIAFLANKEHTKNPQLIKINPLPMEHHPNH; encoded by the coding sequence ATGCCAAATTCGAAAAGAAATATTAGCGGGCTAACAGAGCGGTACCTGAAAGGTGAAATCAGCAGGGAGGAATTTGAACTGATGTTGGAGGAGTTTACCAGTGGTAGTCAAGAGGTGGAGGAAGTACTTCAGCGTCACTTTGAGCAGGTGATGGAGCAGCACCATCCTGAGCAGAAGCCTGCCAAGCGGCTAATACCATCCTGGGCCATTGCAGCATCCGTCTTGCTGGTGCTGGGTGTGGGGACTGTGCTTTTATTTTTCACAAACCAAAATACACCCCAGTACATTACCTATGAAACAGCCTATGGTGAGCAATCGGACTTTTTGCTGGAAGACAGCAGTCATGTTTACCTGAATGCGGGAAGTACGTTGGCATTTGAATCTTTTGGATCCCAAAACCATCGGGAGGTAACTTTCAGTGGAGAAGCCTTTTTTGACATTGCTAGAGATGAATCGAGACCCTTTATCATTCATAGTGGCCAAATGGATATTCAGGTATTGGGCACAGCTTTTAATGTAGAAGCCTATCCAGAGGAGCATATAGTCAAGGTCACTGTGACGGAAGGAAAAGTAGCGGTCCATGATAACATCCATCCTAAGCTTGAGCAAATCCTGACCGCGGGTCAATCAATTGTTTTCGATAAGAAAAACGGAAATTATCAAATGGAAAGCGCCCAAGAAATCCTTTGGAAAGAACGAATTCTGGCTTTTGAGAGAACGCCATTTGATCAAGTCGTACGGAAAATGGAACGGTGGTATGGCGTGGACCTGGAAGTGGTGGATCCATCACTTTTCCAACTAACGCTAAACGGTCGTTTTGCCGATAAAGATGTGCACGAAATGATCCGTGCAATAGCTTTTCTGGCAAATAAAGAGCACACAAAGAATCCCCAACTCATAAAGATCAACCCTCTGCCTATGGAGCATCATCCAAACCATTAA
- a CDS encoding ligand-binding sensor domain-containing protein — MSKSNTHLLLLCLAVTLCICACQSKGADDNLSKPVAYPDIPFEQEVSIKYPFETPQEALKVSEDRNGVIQVLTREGLFRPHGGAFLYPGKLVKDRTYRALSDKKLRDMVLYQEQFVYLDSMAVLSNAWAGKLFDIHGVAGARIVSPSERFTFLVAGKELIHVIKANEIVWKINMPEKLLMVKYNPALKTYYLLSETAIFSLDEDDGLLTNLYSSINLTCFDFINGGQKIAVGTADGYFTYDLTTNKASTKNSQLPCPAITSIKNIDGSLWLGSDKGAFRVKKDGRFDYYFGDRWLVGQRVIDIAKAKNGQVLLLTDKGLSKLDFNTQTLYEKAMYFEDQVRNRHIRFGFNATLGNMEKGNVDTGMLKDSDNDGLWTAMYLAGQAFRYGVNGDAEALENCRESLDAMERLYTINPVEGFPSRSFNRSGYKEHLSDPERWQRSDHPEWDWKATTSSDEAIGHVFAFGVLAEVVKVPAIRNKAIQLLDALMQHVVDHDYYLVDYDGKPTLWGKWNPDYVNGFPPMVGDRKLNSSNIIAMLQTAYHFTKKEIYKEKAFELMEDHGYLQNLMVPMEDIGKATEDSDDWAEMLSQSWNHSDDEMYFLGYWGLYRYAFNDSLKTQYKTAIKDHWEAERPEKDGLWNIFTAMVSPDDFDQEEAIWYLKQYPMDLIDWTMVNSHRKDIVMLDTNFREQATAKVLPPDELRIRRHNANRFALDGGGEGKAEYSAGDIWLLPYWMGRYLGLISGSGEDIRPI, encoded by the coding sequence ATGTCAAAATCCAATACACATCTACTTCTGCTATGCCTCGCCGTTACCTTATGTATTTGTGCCTGCCAGAGCAAAGGTGCAGATGATAACTTAAGCAAACCTGTGGCCTATCCGGATATCCCTTTCGAACAGGAAGTAAGTATCAAATATCCTTTTGAAACGCCACAAGAAGCCTTGAAGGTAAGTGAGGACAGGAATGGTGTCATTCAGGTACTCACCCGGGAAGGATTATTCAGGCCACATGGCGGAGCTTTTTTATATCCAGGAAAACTTGTAAAGGATCGGACGTACCGTGCGTTAAGCGACAAGAAACTGCGTGACATGGTGCTCTATCAGGAGCAATTTGTCTATTTGGATAGTATGGCGGTCTTGTCAAATGCCTGGGCAGGAAAGCTATTTGATATCCATGGCGTGGCAGGGGCGAGGATCGTAAGCCCTTCGGAGCGTTTTACTTTTTTGGTTGCTGGAAAAGAACTCATTCATGTCATAAAGGCAAACGAAATAGTATGGAAAATCAACATGCCTGAAAAGCTGCTTATGGTAAAATATAACCCCGCTTTAAAGACCTATTATTTACTTTCAGAAACCGCGATTTTCAGTTTGGATGAGGATGACGGACTATTGACCAATCTGTACAGTAGTATTAACTTGACCTGTTTTGATTTTATCAATGGTGGCCAAAAGATCGCTGTCGGGACAGCTGATGGCTACTTCACCTATGATTTAACCACAAACAAAGCATCCACCAAAAATTCCCAGCTTCCATGTCCAGCCATCACTTCTATAAAAAATATTGATGGATCACTTTGGTTAGGGTCTGATAAGGGTGCTTTTAGGGTGAAAAAAGATGGGCGCTTTGATTATTACTTTGGGGACCGGTGGTTGGTTGGGCAGCGGGTAATAGATATAGCCAAAGCAAAAAATGGACAGGTGCTGCTTTTGACAGACAAGGGACTTTCCAAGCTTGATTTTAACACGCAAACCCTATATGAAAAGGCGATGTATTTTGAAGATCAGGTAAGAAACCGCCATATCCGATTTGGCTTTAATGCCACTTTGGGAAATATGGAAAAAGGTAATGTAGATACGGGCATGCTCAAGGACTCGGACAATGATGGTTTATGGACAGCGATGTACCTTGCAGGGCAGGCTTTTAGGTACGGCGTCAATGGGGATGCAGAAGCCCTGGAAAATTGCCGTGAGTCGCTAGATGCCATGGAAAGGCTTTATACCATTAATCCGGTAGAAGGATTTCCTTCCCGGTCCTTTAACCGATCAGGTTACAAAGAGCACCTTTCCGATCCAGAGCGGTGGCAACGGTCTGATCACCCTGAGTGGGATTGGAAAGCGACTACCAGCAGTGATGAGGCAATAGGGCATGTGTTTGCTTTTGGGGTGCTGGCAGAAGTGGTTAAGGTGCCTGCTATCAGAAATAAGGCAATCCAGTTATTGGATGCATTGATGCAGCACGTGGTGGACCATGATTATTATCTGGTCGATTATGACGGCAAACCTACACTTTGGGGAAAATGGAATCCTGACTATGTAAACGGTTTTCCACCGATGGTAGGTGATCGAAAGCTGAATTCTTCCAATATCATTGCAATGCTCCAAACGGCCTATCATTTTACCAAAAAGGAAATCTATAAGGAAAAGGCCTTTGAGCTGATGGAAGACCATGGCTATCTTCAAAACCTGATGGTGCCAATGGAAGATATAGGCAAGGCAACTGAAGACTCAGATGATTGGGCGGAGATGTTATCCCAGAGCTGGAATCATTCTGATGATGAAATGTACTTTTTGGGCTATTGGGGGCTTTATCGCTATGCCTTTAATGATTCTTTGAAAACCCAATATAAGACTGCCATCAAGGACCACTGGGAAGCCGAGCGCCCTGAGAAGGATGGTTTGTGGAATATTTTTACTGCCATGGTTTCACCTGATGATTTTGATCAGGAGGAGGCCATTTGGTACTTGAAACAATATCCCATGGATCTGATCGATTGGACAATGGTCAATAGCCATCGAAAAGACATTGTTATGCTGGATACCAACTTTAGAGAGCAAGCTACCGCCAAAGTACTGCCACCGGACGAACTCCGAATTCGCAGGCATAATGCCAACCGATTTGCGCTGGATGGTGGCGGTGAAGGAAAAGCTGAATACAGCGCTGGAGATATTTGGTTATTACCGTACTGGATGGGAAGGTATTTAGGCTTGATCAGTGGATCTGGGGAAGATATCAGACCAATTTAG
- a CDS encoding SusD/RagB family nutrient-binding outer membrane lipoprotein, with the protein MKNNKNRFCRSLCLGITFVLLWSSCQDLTELNVNPNGIDPETVHPNLLITTVITETATRELDLGFGNIAGVMQHTQKDAWFEDHNNYDWSNQSWSGYYNILENSRLMEKRAQDLELPFYVAVAKVMNAYNFGRIADLWGDAPFTDALKGDLGGDQYLLPNFNTQQEIYQGVIVMLQEANTTLQGLPNDTAVPQDVLFQGDVMKWRQFANSLMLRYYIRVSDKMPDFATSGIQAIVNDPGQFPLIMVEVDEAALPFPGVSSGTSWPSNTVFDGSNGSNYRRIKMCATLVDRLQELDDARLVVWASKIDVPIVIDPDLPAGYDEVSDGVRYIASDVAEGKPVDTDPAYVGIPPSISNLPSEYNLNPTPGQQSYNPHVSFLSEMYTEPSGNFLKCRLLTAAEVQFDLAEAAVKGWISGDASGYYQAGVSQSLAAWGLEGSYDEYIAGAAAFDGSLSQIMEQKWIASWTAATEAWFDYRRTGLPDLTAGQFAVRSVLPLRFYYMQEELSINADNASGALDRLETTPYSQADEANSPWSKFWLLQGTGQPW; encoded by the coding sequence ATGAAAAACAATAAAAATAGATTTTGTCGATCCTTGTGCTTGGGAATAACCTTCGTGCTCCTATGGTCATCCTGCCAAGATCTTACCGAACTCAATGTCAATCCGAATGGAATTGATCCCGAAACGGTACACCCCAATCTTCTGATCACTACAGTAATTACTGAAACGGCCACACGTGAGCTGGATTTGGGTTTTGGGAATATCGCAGGGGTCATGCAGCACACCCAAAAAGATGCTTGGTTTGAAGACCACAACAACTACGATTGGTCCAACCAGAGCTGGTCGGGATATTATAACATTCTGGAAAATTCCCGGCTAATGGAAAAGCGTGCTCAGGACTTGGAGCTACCTTTTTATGTAGCCGTAGCCAAAGTAATGAATGCCTATAATTTTGGGCGAATTGCAGATTTGTGGGGAGATGCCCCTTTTACCGATGCGCTGAAGGGGGATTTGGGGGGAGACCAATACCTTTTGCCCAATTTTAACACCCAGCAAGAAATATATCAGGGCGTCATTGTCATGCTGCAAGAAGCAAATACCACCTTGCAAGGGCTTCCCAATGATACTGCCGTACCTCAGGATGTACTGTTCCAAGGGGATGTGATGAAATGGCGGCAATTTGCCAATTCCTTGATGTTACGGTACTATATCCGGGTTTCAGATAAAATGCCGGATTTTGCGACTTCCGGAATTCAGGCCATCGTAAATGATCCAGGACAGTTTCCACTGATAATGGTCGAAGTGGATGAAGCAGCTTTGCCATTTCCAGGCGTATCCTCAGGGACTTCCTGGCCATCCAATACGGTTTTTGATGGAAGTAATGGCAGCAATTACCGTCGGATAAAGATGTGTGCTACCTTGGTGGACAGGCTTCAGGAACTGGATGATGCCCGACTGGTGGTATGGGCCTCTAAAATCGATGTGCCAATCGTGATTGATCCGGATTTACCGGCGGGATATGACGAAGTAAGCGATGGCGTACGCTATATAGCCAGCGATGTTGCTGAAGGAAAGCCAGTGGACACCGATCCAGCGTATGTAGGTATTCCCCCGTCCATTTCCAACCTTCCCAGTGAATACAACCTCAATCCGACACCAGGACAGCAATCCTACAATCCACACGTTTCATTCCTCAGTGAAATGTACACCGAGCCCTCAGGGAATTTTCTGAAATGCAGGCTTCTGACCGCAGCTGAAGTTCAGTTTGACTTGGCTGAAGCAGCAGTGAAAGGCTGGATAAGTGGAGATGCATCGGGGTATTATCAAGCAGGTGTAAGCCAGTCACTGGCAGCATGGGGACTGGAAGGAAGCTATGATGAGTATATCGCCGGAGCTGCAGCTTTTGACGGTTCACTTTCCCAAATTATGGAACAAAAATGGATAGCCAGCTGGACGGCCGCTACAGAAGCCTGGTTTGATTACAGAAGGACTGGATTACCAGATTTGACGGCTGGTCAGTTTGCGGTAAGGTCAGTGCTTCCATTGCGGTTTTATTATATGCAGGAAGAGTTAAGCATCAATGCCGACAATGCCTCAGGGGCGCTTGATAGGCTTGAAACGACTCCGTATTCCCAAGCAGATGAAGCCAATAGTCCTTGGTCCAAATTCTGGTTGCTACAAGGTACTGGCCAGCCCTGGTAA